The following are encoded together in the Brassica napus cultivar Da-Ae chromosome A9, Da-Ae, whole genome shotgun sequence genome:
- the LOC125577574 gene encoding non-lysosomal glucosylceramidase-like, translating to MQNGHTETEDKNQMAIDDKLPPISWERKLNSHAKTPSEFKLTKRDHLHLFPLGYRLWRHTKEEAAKGRASIFDIFRKHHITGDHGVPLGGIGAGSIGRSYKGEFQQFKLFPKICEEAPILTNQFSVFVSRPGGVKHSTVLCPTRPEVIKDNGGYLCRGEAPNVGIDSWDWNMTGEKSTYHALYPRSWTVYEGEPDPELRIVSRQVSPFIPHNYKETSLPVSVFDFTVTNTGAEQAIVTLLFTWENSVGGTSGLTGQHLNSTIMAKDGVHAVALHHKTANGHPPVTYAIAAKETEDVRVSSCPSFLVSGTSPNKITAGDMWDEIKKNASFDKLTSNACSPSKPGTSIGAAIAAKVKVPPGCDRTVTFSLSWDCPEARFDEKTYHRRYTRFYGGLGNAAVAMAHDALLNFSEWETQIEEWQAPILADTSLPEWYRTTLFNELYYFNSGGTIWTDGLPPKQSLDSIGRRRISLSISTIDNPDSDQNNIALDILGRIDAVCSQIHAPLSSNAALGTTMVQHTEENIGQFLYLEGIQYLMYNTYDVHFYSSFALLMLFPKLELSIQRDFAAAVLMHDSSKKQVMSSGEFVTRKVLGAVPHDIGLNDPWFEVNAYNLFNTDRWKDLNSKFVLQVYRDVVATGDINFAKSVWPSVYTAIAYLDQFDKDGDGMIENEGFPDQTYDAWSCTGVSAYCGGLWVAALQAGSALALLVGDNGAAVYFNAKYEKARSVYEKLWNGSYFNYDNSRSGSSSSILADQLAGQWYARACGLKPIAKEEWIKKALETVYDFNVMKVRGGTRGAVNGMLPDGRVDTSTMVSREVWAGTTYSVAACMIQEGLADKGFRTASGIYEAAWSDRGLGVSFQTPEAWTTNDEYRSLCYMRPLAIWGMQWAHTMPQPNREQEQSLRPQEEEETSVLFQQHAGFIKVAHYLKTTKGKDHRSRLQSAYETFLRVVRL from the exons ATGCAAAACGGTCACACAGAAACTGAAGACAAGAACCAAATG GCCATAGATGATAAACTTCCTCCAATTTCATGGGAAAGGAAGTTAAATAGTCATGCCAAGACCCCATCTGAGTTCAAACTGACTAAACGAGATCACCTTCATCTG TTTCCATTAGGCTATAGATTGTGGCGACACACCAAAGAAGAAGCCGCAAAAGGAAGA GCATCGATCTTCGACATCTTCAGAAAACACCATATAACAGGAGATCATGGTGTCCCTTTAGGAGGGATTGG TGCAGGAAGCATTGGAAGGAGTTACAAGGGTGAGTTTCAGCAGTTCAAGTTATTCCCAAAGATTTGTGAGGAAGCTCCAATCCTCACAAACCAATTCTCT GTATTTGTTTCTCGCCCGGGCGGTGTGAAGCACTCAACTGTTCTATGTCCAACAAGGCCAGAAGTGATTAA AGATAATGGAGGCTATTTGTGCAGAGGTGAAGCTCCAAATGTAGGAATTGATTCTTGGGATTGGAACATGACAGGGGAAAAATCCACCTACCATGCTCTTTATCCTAGGTCCTGGACGGTCTACGAAG GTGAACCTGACCCTGAACTCAGAATAGTTTCTCGTCAAGTCTCTCCCTTTATACCTCATAATTACAAGGAAACCAGTCTTCCTGTATCGGTTTTCGACTTCACG GTGACTAATACTGGAGCAGAACAAGCAATTGTTACACTGCTCTTTACTTGGGAG AATTCTGTGGGAGGAACTTCTGGGTTAACTGGACAGCACTTAAACTCAACAATAAt GGCAAAAGATGGAGTTCATGCAGTAGCTTTACACCACAA GACAGCAAATGGACACCCACCAGTGACCTACGCAATTGCAGCAAAAGAAACAGAGGATGTTCGTGTCTCATCGTGTCCAAGTTTCTTAGTTTCTGGTACTAGCCCTAACAAAATCACAGCAGGAGATATGTGGGATGAGATTAAAAAg AACGCATCGTTCGACAAGTTAACCAGCAACGCATGCTCTCCATCAAAACCTGGGACTTCCATTGGAGCTGCCATAGCAGCAAAGGTGAAAGTTCCACCCGGATGTGACCGTACAGTCACATTTTCACTCTCTTGGGATTGTCCAGAGGCTAGATTCGACGAGAAAACTTACCATAG ACGATACACAAGATTCTATGGCGGTTTAGGAAATGCAGCCGTGGCAATGGCTCATGACGCTCTTCTCA ACTTCTCTGAGTGGGAGACTCAGATTGAAGAGTGGCAAGCTCCTATTCTTGCTGACACATCACTTCCTGAGTG GTATCGAACCACTCTCTTCAACGAACTATATTATTTCAACTCAGGAGGAACCATCTGGACAG atgggttGCCTCCGAAGCAAAGCCTCGATAGTATAGGAAGAAGAAGGATCTCTCTAAGCATATCAACCATAGACAATCCTGATTCAGACCAGAACAACATAGCCTTGGACATCCTAGGAAGAATCGATGCGGTCTGCTCACAGATTCACGCTCCTCTATCCTCAAATGCTGCCCTCGGAACCACTATGGTTCAGCATACCGAAGAGAACATAGGACAGTTCCTTTACCTAGAAGGGATCCAGTATCTAATGTACAACACCTACGACGTTCACTTCTACTCCTCTTTCGCATTGCTCATGCTTTTCCCCAAACTCGAGCTGAGCATCCAGAGAGATTTTGCGGCAGCCGTTCTGATGCATGATTCCAGCAAGAAACAGGTCATGAGCTCCGGCGAATTCGTTACAAGGAAAGTTCTTGGAGCGGTTCCTCACGATATTGGTTTGAACGATCCGTGGTTTGAAGTAAATGCTTATAACTTGTTCAACACGGATAGGTGGAAAGACTTGAATTCCAAGTTTGTTCTCCAAGTTTACAGAGACGTGGTGGCAACCGGTGACATAAACTTTGCCAAATCTGTTTGGCCATCGGTTTACACCGCCATCGCTTACTTGGACCAGTTTGATAAAGACGGAGACGGGATGATAGAGAATGAAGGGTTTCCGGATCAGACGTATGATGCTTGGTCTTGCACTGGTGTTAGTGCTTACTGTGGTGGTCTCTGGGTGGCGGCTCTTCAGGCCGGCTCCGCTTTGGCCCTTTTAGTTGGGGACAATGGGGCTGCTGTTTACTTCAACGCCAAGTATGAGAAGGCTAGAAGCGTTTACGAGAAGCTCTGGAATGGTTCTTATTTCAATTATGATAACAGCCGAAGTGGCTCGAGCTCATCAATCTTGGCTGATCAATTGGCTGGACAATGGTACGCGAGGGCTTGCGGACTGAAGCCCATAGCGAAAGAAGAGTGGATCAAGAAAGCGTTGGAGACGGTCTACGACTTCAACGTGATGAAAGTGAGAGGAGGGACGCGTGGGGCTGTCAACGGGATGTTACCGGATGGACGAGTAGACACAAGCACGATGGTGTCGAGGGAGGTTTGGGCCGGGACTACATACTCGGTCGCGGCTTGTATGATTCAAGAAGGGCTTGCGGACAAAGGGTTTAGGACAGCAAGTGGAATCTACGAGGCAGCTTGGTCTGACCGGGGTCTCGG CGTCTCATTTCAGACACCAGAAGCTTGGACCACAAACGACGAGTATAGATCACTTTGTTACATGAGGCCATTAGCAATATGGGGGATGCAGTGGGCACACACAATGCCGCAACCTAATAGAGAACAAGAACAATCATTAAggccacaagaagaagaggaaacgtCTGTGCTGTTTCAGCAACACGCAGGGTTCATCAAAGTGGCTCACTATCTGAAAACCACCAAGGGAAAAGACCACAGAAGCCGCCTCCAGTCTGCTTACGAAACCTTCCTCAGGGTTGTCCGCCTTTAG
- the LOC106421155 gene encoding far upstream element-binding protein 3, giving the protein MAEEDTIAFPVQPSDHKRKLENIESEILEQHTGSIEASVDDAKEASDYSQAKRHKLDGKADDVLGIGGTVEKKQENGEEEVTGNSLIEKVQEPNQAEDNQPASVEATTSQEVVSVEESKEVNTSKEANDALVQKEVENESNVVDDDESQKANAGGCQEQTGEESKEVNGSGSPEEVGDASKEVSGGTSHKEVDDTQSTTRKIEVPSSKVGTLIGKGGEMVRNLQLSSGAKIQIRRDSEADPNAALRPVEIIGSLASIEKAEKLINEVIAQSEGGGVPALFVRAAPEQIEIKVPNDKVGVIIGRGGETIKNMQTKSRARIQLIPLEEGDGSKERTVRISGDKRQIDIATALIKDVMYQDTRPSHYSGGYNSPAYQPRGPGGPPQWGGSRGPHGPHSMPYNYHHGGPYPSHGSHYRPPNSGGYPPQHMPPRSGYGPGWEQRPPHSGPYDYYSRQGPQNPGPVPNHAAPYTQAGGQQNYGQMYDQPNYDNPPMQQSYGGYQQGYPPAGGQHQMQQPSRPYGMQGPAEQGYGPPRPAAPSVDVPYQGPPQAAPSYGANMAPPQQQYGYASSTPGQQTYPSYNSAAPSDGYNSTQAAAVTPAYEQHGGTPASGVQQTSAGYGQAPQTGGYSSYPSTQPAYGNAPAQSNGNYGYGSQYPSYGGGNASAYAAPVGQTSYSQTAPAQAGYDQSATQPAGYAAAPGTAQ; this is encoded by the exons ATGGCGGAAGAAGATACTATCGCTTTCCCTGTGCAGCCTTCCGACCACAAGCGCAAGCTTGAGAATATCGAATCGGAGATCCTCGAACAACATACCGGCTCGATTGAAGCTTCTGTTGATGATGCCAAGGAAGCATCTGATTATTCTCAGGCAAAGCGACACAAGCTCGACGGCAAGGCCGATGATGTGTTag GGATTGGGGGAACTGTAGAAAAGAAACAAGAGAATGGTGAAGAAGAGGTAACTGGTAATAGTCTAATTGAGAAAGTGCAGGAGCCCAATCAGGCTGAGGATAACCAACCAGCTTCTGTTGAGGCTACAACCTCCCAGGAAGTAGTTTCTGTTGAAGAAAGTAAAGAGGTGAACACTAGTAAGGAAGCGAATGATGCTCTTGTTCAGAAAGAAGTTGAAAACGAAAGCAACGTAGTGGATGATGATGAATCTCAGAAGGCAAATGCTGGGGGTTGTCAGGAGCAGACTGGTGAAGAAAGTAAGGAAGTTAACGGCAGTGGTTCTCCTGAAGAGGTTGGCGATGCAAGTAAAGAAGTCAGTGGTGGCACTTCTCATAAGGAGGTTGACGACACCCAATCCACAACTCGCAAAATAGAAGTCCCAAGTTCAAAG GTTGGCACGCTTATTGGTAAAGGTGGGGAGATGGTACGGAATCTCCAGCTCAGTTCTGGTGccaaaatccaaatccggaGGGATTCTGAGGCTGATCCAAATGCAGCTTTAAGACCAGTGGAGATAATTGGGAGTCTTGCTTCTATTGAGAAAGCAGAGAAGCTTATCAATGAAGTTATAGCCCAG TCTGAAGGAGGAGGTGTACCTGCCCTTTTTGTAAGAGCGGCCCCAGAGCAAATTGAGATCAAAGTTCCAAATGATAAG GTTGGTGTGATCATTGGCCGAGGCGGGGAGACTATCAAGAACATGCAGACAAAGTCGAGAGCACGGATTCAG TTAataccacttgaagaaggtgATGGCTCTAAGGAAAGGACTGTTCGTATTTCTGGGGATAAAAGACAAATTGATATAGCTACCGCGTTGATAAAGGATGTCATGTATCAG GATACAAGGCCATCACATTATTCTGGTGGTTATAACTCGCCTGCTTACCAACCACGAGGACCCGGTGGTCCGCCTCAATGGGGTGGTTCACGTGGTCCTCATGGGCCCCATTCAATGCCATACAATTATCATCATGGTGGACCATACCCGTCTCATGGTTCACATTACAGACCTCCCAACTCCGGCGGTTATCCTCCACAACATATGCCTCCGAGGAGTGGATATGGTCCTGGTTGGGAACAAAGGCCTCCACATTCTGGTCCATATGATTATTACAGTAGACAAGGACCTCAAAACCCAGGTCCTGTGCCCAACCATGCTGCTCCGTACACTCAGGCAGGTGGTCAGCAGAATTATGGGCAGATGTATGATCAACCAAACTATGATAATCCTCCTATGCAGCAATCTTATGGTGGATACCAACAGGGCTATCCACCAGCCGGTGGTCAGCACCAAATGCAGCAGCCAAGTAGACCTTATGGGATGCAAGGACCAGCCGAGCAAGGATATGGGCCTCCAAGGCCAGCAGCACCTTCTGTTGATGTGCCTTACCAAGGTCCACCTCAAGCAGCACCATCGTATGGTGCAAACATGGCTCCACCACAACAGCAATATGGTTATGCATCAAGTACTCCTGGTCAGCAAACTTACCCTTCATACAACTCTGCAGCACCATCCGATGGTTATAATAGTACACAAGCAGCAGCAGTTACCCCAGCTTATGAACAGCATGGTGGAACACCAGCTTCTGGTGTGCAGCAAACTTCAGCTGGATATGGGCAAGCACCTCAAACCGGTGGTTATAGCTCATATCCCTCTACACAGCCGGCTTATGGTAACGCCCCGGCTCAGAGCAATGGAAACTATGGCTACGGCTCTCAGTATCCTAGCTATGGAGGTGGAAACGCATCAGCATATGCGGCACCTGTTGGCCAAACCTCTTACTCCCAGACTGCACCTGCCCAGGCGGGATATGATCAGTCTGCAACTCAGCCAGCAGGCTATGCAGCTGCTCCAGGAACAGCACAGTGA